CCGTGCCGACTCGACGTACTCGTTCCGGGAGCCGACGGACGACGACCTCGCGATTGCCGCCAACCTCGGGGACTTTCTCACCGAGGAAGTCCGACGTTGTTCGGCGTTCGACGACGCGGTCCACCTCCAGTTCGGCGTCGGTTCGCTCGGAAACGCGTTGATGGGAGAACTGTCATCCCTCGAGTTCGGCGACCGTGACGTCGTGTACTTCGGCGAACTCATCCAGGACGGATTGCTCGATATGCTCGATGCCGGACGACTCGAGTCTGCGAGTGCGACGTCGCTGGCGCTCACTGACGACGGACAGGAGCGGCTCTTCGCGGACGTCGAACGGTACGCACAGGACGTCGTGCTTCGCCCGGCAGACGTCTCGAACCATCCCGGATTGATCGATCGGTTCGGCGTGATCGGGGTCAACAGTGCGATCGAGTTCGACATCTACGGAAACGTCAACTCGACGCACGTCGGCGGGAAACGGATGATAAACGGCGTCGGCGGCTCCGCTGACTTCAACCGCAACGCCCTGATTACGGTCTGTGCGCTTCCCTCGACCCACGACGGTGGCGAAATATCGCGCGTCGTTCCGATGGCGTTCCACGTCGATCACACCGAACACGACGTCGACGTCTTCGTCACCGAACAGGGAGTCGCGGACGTCCGTGGCTGTTCGCCGGTCGAACGTGCCGAGCTGATAATCGAAGAGTGTGCACACCCCTCGTTCGAGCCGCGCCTCCGCGAGTACCTCGACAGCGTTCGTGGGCAGGACAACCACATCCCTCACGACGTCGAACGAGCCGTGAAGTGGTCGAGGTAGTCCCAACAAAGCAGCAACCAGAACGCGATTTCTCCCCCTCCGTACGCACCTGAGTGACGATAGAGAGAATCTTCGAATCGCCGGCGACGCTGACGCCTATCCCCCGAGGAAGAGGGAGAGCCAGTAGAGGTAGCCGCCAGTGAGCACCAGAGCGACGATCGCTTCCATGAACTTGACGTACGTCTGTCCGTGGGTACTCCGGAAGTCCTGTATCACCTGGATTCGGCTCCAGATCGGCATGAGCTGTGGTGGAAGGACCTCCTCGAGTCCGCCGACGTTCTCGGTGTCGACCTGTTCTTCCGGATCTTCGTCGTCTGATCTCACGCTCATTGGCCCACCCCCATCGACGACGGGCTTTTGTCACGTGACATCATTTTCTCCATGATGAAGACACCTGCGAACACGA
Above is a genomic segment from Natribaculum luteum containing:
- a CDS encoding acetyl-CoA hydrolase/transferase C-terminal domain-containing protein; protein product: MTGHGRPELKDVDRRLYGDLPCIDATTAAARIDTDATVLTSGFGSVGYPKRVPLALADSDRALSLTVVSSGNVGDEIDVELVESGAIERRFTYQSSAVARAATNGREIAFSDRNASSLGDEVQYGGMVDPDVAIVEAIAVGEDWFIPSTSIGQVPAFVEAADELLVEVNDRQPLELQALHDVYRPEAPPNRSPIPLTDPGDRIGTPYVTFDPEKLVGVVETDRADSTYSFREPTDDDLAIAANLGDFLTEEVRRCSAFDDAVHLQFGVGSLGNALMGELSSLEFGDRDVVYFGELIQDGLLDMLDAGRLESASATSLALTDDGQERLFADVERYAQDVVLRPADVSNHPGLIDRFGVIGVNSAIEFDIYGNVNSTHVGGKRMINGVGGSADFNRNALITVCALPSTHDGGEISRVVPMAFHVDHTEHDVDVFVTEQGVADVRGCSPVERAELIIEECAHPSFEPRLREYLDSVRGQDNHIPHDVERAVKWSR